One genomic segment of Microcella indica includes these proteins:
- a CDS encoding serine/threonine-protein kinase gives MRPTSGLTFGGRYQLLSRIAIGGMGEVWQATDLVIGRTVALKILKDEYMGDPGFLERFRAEARHAALVNHEGIANVYDYGEEEGSAFLVMELVPGEALSTILERERVLPADQVLDIIAQTASALHAAHQAGLVHRDIKPGNLLITPDRRVKITDFGIARIADQVPLTATGQVMGTVQYLSPEQASGHSASPSTDVYSLGIVAYEALAGRRPFTGESQVAIAMAQINEAPPELPVTVAEPVRNLIFASIAKKPSDRPASAQAFARAAQALRRGDVGAAAAIVPAITGGATTQATQVLGAVGSEDATRVLPSMGGAAASTTDTQPAPTQRSPWTWPLVALSSVLLLALVGVLIAVFAEPNEPAPVPTETTSVEPTEVETPSPTPTVETVLIVEEEWVDLTRAQVQEKAARLDLRIEEVDGNIAPSREQQGLSYRTTPIRGEVQTGTLLTVYFYTDIPTPPAPSNLAIAPGEGPYPAGSDVTLSWPAYSDCPAGYSLEAYNVTIVGGTPAQGNPLPASTTSLVVTLADSGQLRVTYVAQCGSLQSERSAELAVPIAEE, from the coding sequence ATGAGGCCTACGAGCGGGCTCACCTTCGGTGGGCGCTACCAGTTGCTCTCCCGCATCGCGATCGGCGGCATGGGCGAGGTGTGGCAGGCGACCGACCTCGTGATCGGCCGCACCGTCGCGCTCAAGATCCTCAAGGACGAGTACATGGGCGACCCAGGGTTCCTCGAGCGCTTCCGCGCCGAGGCCCGCCACGCCGCGCTCGTCAACCACGAGGGCATCGCTAATGTCTACGACTACGGCGAGGAGGAGGGCAGCGCCTTCCTCGTCATGGAGCTCGTGCCCGGCGAGGCCCTGTCGACGATCCTGGAGCGCGAGCGGGTGCTGCCCGCCGACCAGGTGCTCGACATCATCGCCCAGACGGCGTCGGCTCTGCATGCGGCGCACCAGGCGGGGCTCGTGCACCGCGACATCAAGCCCGGCAATCTGCTCATCACCCCCGACCGACGGGTCAAGATCACCGACTTCGGCATCGCCCGCATCGCCGACCAGGTTCCGCTCACCGCCACCGGTCAGGTCATGGGCACCGTGCAGTACCTGTCGCCCGAGCAGGCGAGCGGGCACTCCGCCTCCCCCTCCACCGACGTCTACTCTCTCGGCATCGTGGCCTACGAGGCCCTCGCCGGTCGCCGGCCGTTCACCGGGGAGTCGCAAGTCGCGATCGCGATGGCCCAGATCAACGAGGCCCCTCCCGAGCTGCCGGTCACGGTCGCCGAGCCCGTGCGCAACCTGATCTTCGCGTCCATCGCCAAGAAGCCCTCCGATCGCCCCGCATCGGCGCAGGCCTTCGCCCGCGCCGCGCAGGCCCTGCGCCGTGGCGATGTCGGCGCAGCGGCCGCGATCGTACCCGCCATCACGGGCGGCGCGACCACCCAGGCGACGCAGGTTCTCGGGGCGGTCGGGTCGGAGGACGCCACGAGAGTGCTGCCGAGCATGGGCGGCGCGGCGGCGAGCACGACCGACACTCAGCCGGCCCCCACTCAGCGCAGCCCGTGGACGTGGCCCCTCGTCGCCCTCTCGAGCGTGCTGCTGCTCGCCCTCGTCGGCGTGCTCATCGCTGTCTTCGCCGAGCCGAACGAGCCCGCTCCCGTGCCGACCGAGACGACGAGCGTCGAGCCGACCGAGGTCGAGACCCCGTCTCCCACCCCGACGGTCGAGACCGTGCTCATCGTCGAGGAGGAGTGGGTGGACCTCACGCGCGCGCAGGTGCAGGAGAAGGCGGCGCGCCTCGACCTGCGCATCGAGGAGGTCGACGGCAACATCGCCCCGAGCCGGGAGCAGCAGGGGCTCTCCTACCGCACGACGCCGATCCGAGGCGAGGTGCAGACGGGCACGCTCCTCACCGTGTACTTCTACACGGACATCCCGACCCCTCCCGCACCGAGCAATCTCGCGATCGCACCGGGCGAGGGGCCGTACCCCGCGGGGAGCGACGTCACTCTCAGCTGGCCCGCGTACTCGGACTGCCCCGCCGGCTACAGCCTCGAGGCGTACAACGTCACGATCGTCGGCGGAACCCCCGCGCAGGGCAACCCGCTCCCCGCCTCCACCACGAGTCTCGTCGTGACCCTCGCCGACAGCGGCCAGTTGCGCGTGACCTACGTGGCGCAGTGCGGCTCGCTGCAGTCCGAGCGCTCCGCAGAGCTCGCCGTTCCCATCGCCGAGGAGTGA
- a CDS encoding peptidoglycan D,D-transpeptidase FtsI family protein, which translates to MNKELRRVSVATLAMFLALFVSTSVIQVFAVDDLQADDRNVRTLYASYSAERGPILVGNSPIAESVRVDDEYEFLRTYPEPFPYAHVTGYFTLNQGVTGVESAFNDFLTGTANEQFLDQLSAIVTGQSPRGAAVELTVDPVVQQAAYEAMGDLTGSIVAIEPATGRILALVSTPSYDPNRLSSHSTSEVLEVYDELLAADGDPLINRAISGDLYAPGSVFKLVVTAAALDSGAFDADDEFPNPASLTLPLSSSIVTNSNNSTCGSGDTATLETALRLSCNIPFAELGRELGEQTLADYTTAFGFGTAHEIPLTATPSTFPTGMDEAQLMLSSFGQYDVRVTPLQVAMVSAAIANGGNLMQPTLLERIVAPDLATIEDPEPVLLSQPIARSTATELTALMVEGVANGAASNARIEGVDVAGKTGTAENGATEPYTLWFTGFAPADNPQVAIAVVIEDGGGQGQSAFGNQIAAPIAKRVLEAVLSR; encoded by the coding sequence CGAGCGTCATCCAGGTGTTCGCCGTCGACGACCTGCAGGCGGATGACCGCAACGTGCGCACCCTGTACGCGAGCTACTCGGCCGAGCGCGGGCCCATCCTCGTCGGCAACTCGCCGATCGCCGAGTCGGTGCGGGTGGACGACGAGTACGAGTTCCTGCGCACCTACCCCGAGCCTTTCCCCTACGCCCACGTGACGGGCTACTTCACGCTCAACCAGGGCGTCACGGGCGTCGAGTCCGCCTTCAACGACTTCCTCACCGGCACGGCCAACGAGCAGTTCCTCGACCAGCTCAGCGCGATCGTCACCGGCCAGAGCCCCCGAGGGGCCGCGGTCGAGCTCACCGTCGACCCGGTCGTGCAGCAGGCCGCGTACGAGGCGATGGGCGATCTGACCGGTTCGATCGTCGCGATCGAGCCGGCGACCGGGCGCATCCTCGCGCTCGTGTCGACGCCGAGCTACGACCCGAACCGGCTCTCCTCGCACAGCACCTCCGAGGTGCTCGAGGTCTACGACGAGCTTCTCGCGGCCGATGGTGACCCGCTCATCAATCGCGCGATCAGCGGCGACCTCTACGCGCCAGGCTCGGTCTTCAAGCTCGTCGTCACAGCAGCGGCCCTCGACAGCGGCGCCTTCGACGCCGACGACGAGTTCCCGAACCCTGCCAGTCTCACGCTGCCCCTGAGTTCGTCGATCGTGACGAACTCGAACAACAGCACGTGCGGCTCCGGCGACACCGCGACACTCGAGACGGCGCTGCGGCTCAGCTGCAACATCCCGTTCGCGGAGCTCGGCCGCGAGTTGGGCGAGCAGACGCTCGCCGACTACACGACCGCGTTCGGGTTCGGCACCGCGCACGAGATTCCGCTCACGGCGACCCCGAGCACCTTCCCCACGGGAATGGATGAGGCGCAGCTCATGCTCTCGTCGTTCGGGCAGTACGACGTGCGCGTGACTCCCCTGCAGGTGGCCATGGTGAGTGCCGCGATCGCGAACGGCGGCAACCTCATGCAGCCGACGCTGCTGGAGCGCATCGTCGCTCCCGACCTCGCGACGATCGAGGACCCCGAGCCCGTGCTGCTGAGCCAGCCGATCGCACGATCCACCGCCACGGAGCTCACGGCGCTCATGGTCGAGGGGGTCGCCAACGGGGCTGCGTCTAATGCCAGAATAGAAGGCGTCGACGTGGCGGGTAAGACCGGCACGGCCGAGAACGGCGCGACCGAGCCCTACACCCTGTGGTTCACCGGTTTCGCCCCCGCCGACAACCCGCAGGTCGCGATCGCTGTCGTGATCGAGGACGGCGGCGGGCAGGGGCAGTCCGCGTTCGGCAACCAGATCGCGGCTCCGATCGCGAAGAGAGTTCTTGAGGCGGTGCTGAGCAGATGA